A region of the Mycobacterium sp. NBC_00419 genome:
TCGGCGTCGCTCAGCCCGGCGGTGATGCTGACACTCATCGCTGCCCACTCTCTTCGCGCAAGCGGCTCATCGCTGCCCATTCTCTTCGCGCAAGCGGCTCATCGGACCCACGTCCCCATCTTCTCGTCGTCGTAGTACTCCAACGTGAGCTTGTCGCCGTCGAACCGTGCCGCGGAAACGCTTCCCGGCGGGGAGTTTTCGTCGACGAAGCTCAGGGCGAACACGTCACCGTCCCAGTGCTTGAGCTCGTAGGTCTGCGGTTTCGGGCCCAGTGAGATGGTGAGCTTGCCGTCCTTCTCGGCGACGACGGCCGGGCCCCAGAAACTGTTGGCGTAGCTGCCCGCGTAGCCGGCCAGGGGTTTGGCCGGTGCCGGATTGGCCGGGGGTTGCTTACCCGACAGCGAGCCCACCGGTTTGTCCATCTCGGCGAAGGCGTCGCCGTAGAGCTTGCGCCAGTCTTCGCGCACCTCGCCGAACTGGACGAGGTCGGCGAACTCGGCCGTCAGCGTCTCGGCGACACCGGTCGGGGTGGCATTGGTCAGTGCCACGATCGCGACGTCAGCCGAAGGGATGATGACGAAGTTGGTTCCCGTCCCGAGTTCGAAGGCCCCCGAGTGGCTGATCTGGGTCCGCGCCGCCGACGTCGTGCCCACATTGAACCCGTAGCCGTAGAACCCCGAGCGCATGGCGGGCTCGCTGGGCGGACTGGAGACGATCTGCGGGGTGACCGCGGGCAGAAGGGCCTCGGGGGCGACGATCTGCTGACCGTTGTAGGTGCCGTTGCCCAGCATCATGGCCAGCCAGTGCGTCAGATCGTTGACCGAGGAGCTGACGCCTCCGGCAGGTGCCTCGGGATCGGCGTCGCGCTTGTAGCGCGGCGCGTAGCTGCCGTCGATGCGGATGTGGCCCAGCGCCTTGTCGCCGCGGGCTTCGAAGTCGGCGAAGCGCGAGCTGGTCGAGGCCATGCCCAGCGGGCGGTAGAGCACCTCGTCGCTGAGATCCTCCCAGGACTTGCCCGACGCGACGGCGACGGCCTCGGCCGCGGCCGTGAGCCCGAAGTTGGTGTAGGCGTAGGAAATTCGGAACGGATCCAGCGGGTAGTCGCGCAGCCGCTCGAGGACGTAGCGGCGGTCGTAGCCGAGGTCCTCGAGTTTGTCACCGGCATGGTCGGGCAGGCCGGACCGATGCGAGTACAGGTCGCTGACGGCCACCATCTTGGTGACCGCGGGGTCCGAGAGCGCAAACCAGGGCAGCTTGTCGACCACCGGGGTGTCCCACGTGATCACCTTTTTGCCGACCTGGTGAGCCACCACGGTGGAACCGATCGACTTGGACACCGACGCCAGCTGGAACACGGTGTCCGGGTCCACCTTGTTCGCCGGGTCGTCGGCGGGCCTGGTGGCGTCCTTGACGCCGAAACCCTTGGCGTAGATCGTCTTTCCGCCGTGCACGACGGCGACGGCCAGTCCCGGGATTCCCGACGACTTCAGGAGGTCGGCGGCGATGCCGTCGAGCTTGGCGACGGCGTTGTCGACGGCGTTGTCCGGCAGCGCCATTGCCGGCACCAGCGGCGGCGGCACGTCCGACGGAACCTTGCTTGCCTCCGGCTTGGTGGGGTTGCTGCTACACGCGGTCAGCGCGACCAGTAAGACGACGAGCGCGGCACGCCTTGCCAGTGCGGTCATGGCTTGCACCGTAGTGCGTTAAGGCCGCCACCACTGTTCTATCGCCGGTGACGTCGCCGGGAGCACTCGTCCGCCCGGCTTGGGAACCGCCACCTCGACCCCGGCGCCGTCGGCGGCCGCCAACAGCCGTTCGACCGGCTCGGCCCAGGGGTGTGGTGCGAGCCGGAACGTGCACCAGTGGATGGGGACGAGCAGGCCGGCGTCGGTGACGTCGCGGTGGGCCTGCACGGCCTCTTCGGGGTTCATGTGGATGTCGGGCCAGGACTTGTTGTAGGCGCCGATCGGCATCAGCGTCAGGTCGAACGGTCCGTGGGCGGCCCCGATGTCGGCGAAGCTGCGGGTGTAGCCGGTGTCGCCGCCGAAGTAGGCGCGGTGGCGCGGCCCGATGATCGCCCACGACGACCAGAGCGTGGTGTTACGGGTCAGGAACCGGCCGGAGAAGTGCCGTGCCGGGGTGCAGACCAGGGTGAGCTCACCAATTCGGGTGTCCTCGTTCCAGTCCAATTCGATGACCCGGTCAGCGGGGATGCCCCACTGCCGGAGGTGGGCGCCGACGCCGAGCGGCACCACGAACGGTGCCCGCTGGGTGCGGGCCAGCGCCAGGCAGGTGTCCATGTCGAGGTGGTCATAGTGGTCGTGGCTGACCACCACCGCGTCGAGGGCGGGCAGCGCTTCCAGGGGCGCAGGTACCGGGTGCAGCCGCTGCGGGCCGACGCTGCGCGACGGCGAGCACCGGTCACTCCAGATCGGGTCGGTGAGCACCCGGTACCCGTCGATCTCGACCAGGGCGGTGGAGTGGCCCAGCCAGCTGACTGCCAGCTCCTCGGCGGGTAGCGGAGCAGGCGGGTCATCGAGCGGGATCGTGGTCTGCGGGCGGCTGGCCGCGCGGCTGGAGAGCATGTCGAACAGGACCAGGCGGTTCTCTTCGGCGTCCAGGCGCATCGGCGAGGCGGGGTCGATGTTGTGGAACACCCCGTCGCGGTAGTGCGGCGAGCGGTCGCCGACCGCCCGGATGGCGCCGGGACCGGCACCCAGCGAGGCGGGGGCGTCGTTCAGCGCGCGCAGGACGAATCCGCCGGTGGCCAGCGACGCGGTACCGGCGGCCAGCTTCAGCGCCGCCTTTCCGGAGGGCAGGAGCGACGCGACCCGGGGCAGGCCGGGCACAGCTAGGCCCCCTGGAACTTGGGGGCACGCTTCTCGATGCGTGCCACCTGGGCCTCGATCACATCCTGACTCCCCCACGCCTTGTCGAACAGCTCCTTGTGGACCGGACCCTGCTCTTCGTAGGCGCCGTCGTCGTTGAGCACCCGCTTGGACCACTGCACCGACAACGGGGCCAGCCCGGCGATCTCGGCGGCCCAAGCCTGGGCGTCGGCGAGGTCGCCGATCCGGTTGGCCATACCGGTCATCAGCGCGGTCGGCGCGTCGAGTTTCTCGGCGGCCAGCAGCATGCCGCGGGCGCGCCCGTGCCCGACCAGCGAGCTCAGCCGGCGCACGCTCCAGTTATCCAGGGCCAGACCGTATTTGGCGATCGGAAAGTGGAAGTAGGCATCCGGCGCCACCACCCGCAGGTCGCAGATCATCGCCAGCTGCACACCGGCGCCGATGGCGGGGCCGTTGATCGCGGCGATCACCGGGACCGGTACCGCGTCGATGGCCTTGTTCAGGGCGATCGCCTTGTCCGGGAAGTCAGCGGCGAAAACGTCGCCCGAGAGATCAGCACCCGCACAGAACACCGTGCCCTGCCCGGTCAGCACGATGGCCCGCACGTCGTCGGCCGCCGCCTTCTCCACCGCCTCGCGCAGTGCGTCGCCGAGCTCGGAGTTGAGCGCATTGCGGCGCTCGGGGCGCTGCAACTCGATGGTCGTTACATCACCCACGCGGTTGACACCGATCATGGATCCCAGACTACTGGCCCGTTAACCTGCCCTTGTGAGCCGGATTGGGGCTACGGAACTGCGTGACGCCGTGCTGGACGGCGGGTCGTTCCAGAGCTGGGACCACGCGCCGCTGGCGGTGCCCACCGACGACGAATACGCCGCCGAGCTCGCCCAGGCGCGCGCGGCCACCGGGCTCGACGAGTCGGTGCTGACCGGTGAGGGCACCGTGTTCGGGCGCCGGGTTGCGGTCGTGGCCTGCGAGTTCGACTTCCTGGCCGGCTCGATCGGGGTGGCAGCGGCCGAGCGGATCACCGCCGCGGTCGAACGGGCGACCGCCGAAGGATTGCCGCTGCTGGCATCGCCGAGTTCCGGCGGCACACGGATGCAGGAGGGGACGGTCGCCTTTCTGCAGATGGTCAAGATCGCCGCCGCCGTCACCCGGCACAAGCAGGCCCATCTGCCGTACCTGGTGTATCTACGCCATCCCACCACCGGCGGAGTGTTCGCCTCGTGGGGGTCGCTGGGCCACATCACGGTCGCCGAACCCGGGGCGCTGATCGGCTTCCTGGGACCCAGGGTGTACGAGCACCTGTACGGCGAGCCGTTCCCGTCCGGTGTGCAGACCGCCGAGAACCTGCTGCGCCATGGCGTCATCGACGGTGTTGTGGGCATCGAGGCGCTGCGGCCCACCCTTGATCGTGCGTTGAGCGTCATCACCGACACCCCGGGCCAGCCGCCCGATGCCGTGGCGACGCCGCCTGTTGCGGACGTCCCCGCGTGGGATTCGGTCGTGGCCTCGCGCCGCCCGGACCGGCCCGGCGTGACCTGGCTGCTACGTCAGGGCGCCACCGACCGGGTGCTGCTGTCGGGCACGCACGGCGAGGCGGCCACCACGGTGCTGGCGCTGGCCCGCTTCGGTGGCCAGCCCGCCGTCGTCGTCGGCCAGCGTCGGATAGTCGGCGGTGTCGTCGGCCCCGCCGCCCTGGCCGAGGCCCGCCGCGGCATGGCGCTGGCCGCGAGCCTGCAACTGCCGCTGGTGCTGGTGATCGACACCGCGGGCCCGGCGCTGTCCGCCGACGCCGAACAGAACGGCCTGGCCGGGGAGATCGCCCGCTGCCTGTCCGATCTCGTAACGCTGGACACCCCGACGGTCTCGGTGCTGCTCGGTCAGGGCAGCGGCGGACCCGCGCTGGCGATGGTTCCCGCGGACCGGGTGCTGGCCGCCCAGCACGGCTGGCTGGCGCCGCTGCCACCCGAGGGCGCCAGCGCGATCGTCTTCCGCGACACCGAACATGCACCGGAACTGGCTGCGGCGCAAGGTATTCGGTCGGCCGATCTGCTTCGCAACGGGATCGTGGACGAAATCGTGCCGGAATATCCCGACGCCGCCGACGAACCCGCGGAGTTCGCCCGCAGGATGGCTGCGGCCATCGCCCGCGAACTGCACATGCTGCGGGCGCGACCTGCCGGCGACCGGTATGCCGAGCGGCTGGCCCGGTATCGCCGAATCGGCCTGCCGAGTTAGCGCCACCTCAGAGCGAGGACTCTGCTCGGCGCCGAGCGGTGAGTCGGGCTGGCGAATCGTTGCACCCGCCGAGTATCCAACCGCGGTGTAACGCTTTCACGCCAGACCTGCACCACCGACGTACGCGCCAAGAGGAGCACAGATGAACGAACGCGCCGGAAAGACCCGATGATCCGACCCGCCACCGCCCACGATGTCTCAGCGATCGCCGAGATCGCAGTTGAATCAACTCTTTTCGCCGCCGGCGACGTGGGAATCGTGTCCGCGATGATGACAGAGTATTTCGGGGGGAACATGGCGCAATCCCACGGCTGCGTTGTGGCAGACACCGGCGACGGACCACACGCGGTCGTCTACTTCCGGCCGGCGGAGGAAACCGACCGGACGTGGTATTTGACAATGATCGCGGTGCGGCGGGGCAGGCAACGAACGGGACTTGGAGCGGCTCTCATGCAGCATGTGGAAGGCGTGCTGCGCCGCGGCGGAGAACGGCTGCTCCTAGTGGAGACCTCAGCCACGGCAACCTTTGACGGAACGCGGGCTTTCTACCGCAGACTCGGCTACGCAGAGGAGGCTCGGGTGCGCGACTACTACGCCGAGGGCGACGATATGGTCCTGTTCCGCAAAGCGCTCGCCAGCGTGTGAGCAGTTCCACAACACCCCGAATGCCCAGGCGACTTACGCCAGCGACTCGATCCAGGCCCGGTGCAGGGCGGCGTAGCGGCCCTCGCCATCCCCGATGAGCTCGGCAGGCGTGCCGTCCTCGAGGATGCGGCCGTGCTCGAGGACGAGCACCCGGTCGGCGACCTCCACGGTCGACAGCCGGTGGGCGATGATCAGCGCCGTCCGGTCGGCCAGCACCGTGCGCAGCGCGCGCTGCACCAGCCGCTCGCTGGGAATGTCGAGCGACGACGTCGCTTCGTCGAGGATCAGCACCGCCGGGTCCGCCAGGAACGCGCGGGCGAATGCAATCAACTGCCGCTGTCCGGCCGAGAGCCGTCCCCCGCGCTTGGCCACATCGGTGTCGTAGCCGTCGGGCAGCGCGTCGACGAAGGTGTCGGCTCCGACCGCCGCCGCGGCAGCACGTACCTCCTCATCGGTGGCCGACGGCCGGCCGAACCGGATGTTGTCGGCGACGGTTCCCGAGAACAGGAAGTTCTCCTGGGTGACCATCACCACGTGGCGGCGCAGGTCGCTCTGGGAGACGTCGCGCAGGTCGACGCCATCCAGGGTGACCGCACCCGCGGTGGGGTCGTAGAACCGCGCGATGAGCTTGGCAATGGTGGTCTTGCCCGCGCCGGTGGTGCCCACGAGAGCGACGGTCTGCCCCGGCGGGATGGTGAGGTTGAGCCCCGGCAATACCGGGCGGTCCGCGACGTAGCTGAACTGCACATCACGCAACTCGACGCCGCCACGGACGCGGTCCAGCGTCACCGGATCGGCGGGGTCGGCGATCCCGGGCTTCTCGGCCAGCACCCCGGCGAGCTTCTCCAGGGCCGAGGTGGCCGACTGGAACGTGTTGAAGAACTGGGAGATCTCCTGCATCGGTTCGAAGAACATCCGCAGGTACAGCAGGAACGCGGCGAGCGTCCCGATCGTCATCTCCCCGTTCAGCGCCCGGTAGCCGCCGTAGAGCAGCACCACGCCGGTGGTGAGGTTGCCGACCAGCTTGACCCCGGGCATGAACACCGCCAGCAGCTGGAAGGTCCGTTCGTTGACCTCCCGGTACTGATCGGCGACGTCGTCGAAGATCTCCTGGTTGCGCGGCTCCCGGCGGTAGGCCTGCACAGCCTTGATACCGGTCATCGTCTCGACGAACTGCACGATCACCAATGCCGCGCTCTCGCGCACCTTGCGGTAGGTCTTCGCCGACTCAGCCGAGAACCACCACACCAGGCCGACCAGAATCGGGAAGGCAGCCAGGCACATCAGGCCGAGCCGGACATCAAGGGCCACAAGCAGTATCGCGGTGCCGAACAACGTCAGCACAGCGGTGATCAGGCTGTCGAACCCGGTCTCCAACATGTCCTGGATGGCCTCGACGTCGTTGGTCAGCCTGGCGACCACCCGCCCCGAGGTATAGCGGTCGTGGAAGGCCACGTCGAGGCGCTGAAAGTGGCGGAACACCCGGCGGCGCATCTCGAGCAGCACCCGCTGGCCGATGCGCCCCGACCGGCTCAGGAAGATCAGCCGGCTGACCGCCTGCAGCACCACCACACCGCAGAGCGTAGCGACGACGATGACCAGTTCACGCGACGAGCCGCCGGCCAGTAGCGGCGGGATCGCGTGGTCGATGCCGCGCTGAACGAGCAGCGGGACCGACAGCCGGGCAGCGTTTTCCACGATGACCACCAGGGCGAGCAATCCGACCGTGGCACGGTAGGGCCGCAGCAGGGAGCCGAGTAGCGCGCGGGCCTCGCGCCGGCGCGGCACCGCCTCGTCGATCGGCAGGTCGTCGGGCTCTTCGTCGAGCTTTCCCCGCCACTCGGTGGCCGTCATCGCTTGCCGCCTTCGGAGGCGACGTAATCGACTGGAAAGCGCGATGATTCACGTTCACCGCGCGACTCGTCGTAAGCGTGGCCCAACCGCTGGCGGTCGTCGTCGCCCTCCCAGTCGGGTTGCGGTTCGCAGCCGTCGTCGAGTTCGTCGTCGGCGGCCAGCAGGTAGCGGTAACGGGGCACGCTCGCCAGCAGTTCGGCGTGGGTGCCGACATGGGTGATGGTTCCCCGATCCAGCAGGGCCACCTTGTCGGCCAGCAGCACAGTCGACGCGCGGTGGGCCACCACCACTGCGGTCACCCCACCCAGCACCCGCTGCAGAGCCTCGGTGACCGCGGCCTCGGTGTGCACGTCGAGCGCGGACAGGGTGTCGTCGAGTACCAGGATGCGCGGTGCGGCCAGGATCGCCCGTGCCAGCGAAAGTCGTTGCCGCTGACCGCCCGACAGGCTCATCCCCTGCTCGCCGATCCGGGTCTGCAGGCCGAACGGCAGGTCGTAGACGAAGCCGGCCGCCGCGATGTCGATGGCCCGGGCCAGCTGGTCGTCGGTCGCCTCGGGCCTGCCCAGCCGCAGGTTCTCGGCCACCGACATCGAGAACAGCGTCGGGTCCTCGAAGGCGGTGGCGACCACCGCCCGCAACACCGGCAGGGGCAGCTCCCGCACGTCGATGCCGTCGATGCGGATCGAGCCCTCGGTGACGTCGTAGAGCCGGGGCAGCAGCGCCGCCAGCACCGACTTGCCCGAACCGGTGGCGCCCACCAGCGCCAGCGTCTCACCGGGTTCGACCGTCACACTGACGTGCCGCAGCGCCCAGGTCTCGGAGTCGGACCCAGACTCGGGGAAGCGGAAGCCGACGTCGACGAGTTCCAGCCGGCCTCCCTGCGGTACGTCGGAGCGGGCGCCGTCGGTGATCTCGCGTGGGGCGTCGAAGATCTCGGCGATCCGGTTGGCCGCCGTCATCGACTCCTGCGTCATCGACAGCAGGAATCCCAGCGAGGCGATCGGCCACACCAGCGACAGCATCATCGTGATGAACGCGACCAACGTGCCGAGGGTGACCAGTCCGTGGCCGGCGGCATAGGCGCCGAATCCCAGCACGACGATCAGCGTGAGGTTGGGGATGACCTCGAGCATGGTCCAGAACTTCGCCGAGACGGCGACCTTGCGGACCTGGGTGTCATAGAGCATGCCGGCTTGCTCGTCGAAGCGGTCGAAGACGTAGTCCTCACGGCCGAACGATTTCACCGCACGCAGACCCAGGGCCGACTCCTCGACGTGGGTGGCGACGTGGCCGGCCTGGTCCTGGGCCAGCCGGGACAGCCGGGTGAAGGAGCGCTCGAAGTGCAGAACGATCAGGGTGATGGGCACGATCGAGACCAGCACGACCACACCCAGCGGCCAGTACATCGCCAGCAGAATGCCGGTGACGACGGTGATCTGCATGATGTTGAGCATCAGGAACACCAGGCCGAATGACAGCAGCCGCCGAATCGTGCTCAGGTCGTTCATCATTCGCGACAACAGCTGACCCGACTGCCAGCGCCCGTGGAACGACATCGGCAGGACCTGCAGACGTGCGTAGAGGTCCTTGCGGATATCGGCTTCCACGCCCATCGTGGCCCGGCCGACCAGCCAGCGGCGGACGAACCACAGCACCGCCTCGGAGATCCCGACGGCCATCGCCGCCGCCCCCAGCACCCACAGGCCGTGCCGATCCTGGTGCCGCACCGGACCGTCGATCACCGCCTTGGTCATCAGCGGGATCGCCACGGTGGCCCCCAGGCTGGTGATCGCGACGACGATCATCGCGATCCAGCGGGTGCGGTAGGGCATCAGATACGGCATCAGCCGCAACAGATCGGAGACTGCGCGCGGATGCGGACGGGCAGCGGCGATCGCCGGGACCGGACGCGCAGCACCCGGTTCCTGGGTCAGATCGCCCAACAGTCCGTCTCCCTCGTCATCGACCGCCGCTGAACCCGGCGCGTCTGGCAACAACGCCGCGGTCGACCCCCTCATTCCGATGATCCCACGGCGTGCAATCCGATATCGGCTGCCACATGGGCCACGCTAGAACCTCAACCACCGTTGAGGTCAACCGCGGTCCTGGACTCGCACCGTGTCAGTGTCCGGCCTCCCACGCCGACGGGCGGCCATCAGGCAAGATGGGTTCATGGACAGTAGTTCGGCCTCACCGCGGGTACTCGTCGTCGACGACGACCCCGACGTGCTCGCATCCCTGGAGCGCGGGCTGCGACTCTCGGGATTCGAGGTGTCCACCGCCGTCGACGGCGCCGAGGCGTTGCGGTCGGCGACCGAGACGCGGCCCGATGCGATCGTGCTCGACATCAACATGCCCGTGCTCGACGGGGTGAGCGTCGTGACGGCGCTGCGCGCCATGGACAACGACGTGCCAGTCTGTGTGCTCTCGGCCCGCAGTTCGGTCGACGACCGGGTGGCCGGCCTGGAGGCCGGGGCCGACGACTACCTGGTCAAGCCCTTCCAGTTGGCCGAGTTGGTGGCCCGGGTGAAGGCCCTGCTGCGCAGGCGCGGGGCCACCGCCACGTTCTCGTCGGAGACCATCCAGGTCGGGCCGCTCGAGGTCGACATCCCGGGCCGGCGCGCTCGGGTCAACGGCGTGGACGTCGACCTGACGAAGCGGGAGTTCGACCTTCTGGCCGTGCTCGCCGAGCACAAGACCGCCGTGCTGAGCCGGGCCCAGCTGCTCGAGCTGGTCTGGGGATACGACTTCGCCGCCGATACCAACGTCGTCGACGTGTTCATCGGCTACCTGCGCCGCAAACTCGAGGCCGGCGGCGCGCCCCGACTGCTGCACACCGTGCGCGGGGTGGGCTTCGTTCTGCGAACCCAGTGACCTGAAACCGACGTGACGCTCGCGCGCATCTTCCGTCGCACCCCGTCCC
Encoded here:
- a CDS encoding carboxyl transferase domain-containing protein, which produces MSRIGATELRDAVLDGGSFQSWDHAPLAVPTDDEYAAELAQARAATGLDESVLTGEGTVFGRRVAVVACEFDFLAGSIGVAAAERITAAVERATAEGLPLLASPSSGGTRMQEGTVAFLQMVKIAAAVTRHKQAHLPYLVYLRHPTTGGVFASWGSLGHITVAEPGALIGFLGPRVYEHLYGEPFPSGVQTAENLLRHGVIDGVVGIEALRPTLDRALSVITDTPGQPPDAVATPPVADVPAWDSVVASRRPDRPGVTWLLRQGATDRVLLSGTHGEAATTVLALARFGGQPAVVVGQRRIVGGVVGPAALAEARRGMALAASLQLPLVLVIDTAGPALSADAEQNGLAGEIARCLSDLVTLDTPTVSVLLGQGSGGPALAMVPADRVLAAQHGWLAPLPPEGASAIVFRDTEHAPELAAAQGIRSADLLRNGIVDEIVPEYPDAADEPAEFARRMAAAIARELHMLRARPAGDRYAERLARYRRIGLPS
- a CDS encoding MBL fold metallo-hydrolase produces the protein MPRVASLLPSGKAALKLAAGTASLATGGFVLRALNDAPASLGAGPGAIRAVGDRSPHYRDGVFHNIDPASPMRLDAEENRLVLFDMLSSRAASRPQTTIPLDDPPAPLPAEELAVSWLGHSTALVEIDGYRVLTDPIWSDRCSPSRSVGPQRLHPVPAPLEALPALDAVVVSHDHYDHLDMDTCLALARTQRAPFVVPLGVGAHLRQWGIPADRVIELDWNEDTRIGELTLVCTPARHFSGRFLTRNTTLWSSWAIIGPRHRAYFGGDTGYTRSFADIGAAHGPFDLTLMPIGAYNKSWPDIHMNPEEAVQAHRDVTDAGLLVPIHWCTFRLAPHPWAEPVERLLAAADGAGVEVAVPKPGGRVLPATSPAIEQWWRP
- a CDS encoding ABC transporter ATP-binding protein, yielding MTATEWRGKLDEEPDDLPIDEAVPRRREARALLGSLLRPYRATVGLLALVVIVENAARLSVPLLVQRGIDHAIPPLLAGGSSRELVIVVATLCGVVVLQAVSRLIFLSRSGRIGQRVLLEMRRRVFRHFQRLDVAFHDRYTSGRVVARLTNDVEAIQDMLETGFDSLITAVLTLFGTAILLVALDVRLGLMCLAAFPILVGLVWWFSAESAKTYRKVRESAALVIVQFVETMTGIKAVQAYRREPRNQEIFDDVADQYREVNERTFQLLAVFMPGVKLVGNLTTGVVLLYGGYRALNGEMTIGTLAAFLLYLRMFFEPMQEISQFFNTFQSATSALEKLAGVLAEKPGIADPADPVTLDRVRGGVELRDVQFSYVADRPVLPGLNLTIPPGQTVALVGTTGAGKTTIAKLIARFYDPTAGAVTLDGVDLRDVSQSDLRRHVVMVTQENFLFSGTVADNIRFGRPSATDEEVRAAAAAVGADTFVDALPDGYDTDVAKRGGRLSAGQRQLIAFARAFLADPAVLILDEATSSLDIPSERLVQRALRTVLADRTALIIAHRLSTVEVADRVLVLEHGRILEDGTPAELIGDGEGRYAALHRAWIESLA
- a CDS encoding ABC transporter ATP-binding protein translates to MRGSTAALLPDAPGSAAVDDEGDGLLGDLTQEPGAARPVPAIAAARPHPRAVSDLLRLMPYLMPYRTRWIAMIVVAITSLGATVAIPLMTKAVIDGPVRHQDRHGLWVLGAAAMAVGISEAVLWFVRRWLVGRATMGVEADIRKDLYARLQVLPMSFHGRWQSGQLLSRMMNDLSTIRRLLSFGLVFLMLNIMQITVVTGILLAMYWPLGVVVLVSIVPITLIVLHFERSFTRLSRLAQDQAGHVATHVEESALGLRAVKSFGREDYVFDRFDEQAGMLYDTQVRKVAVSAKFWTMLEVIPNLTLIVVLGFGAYAAGHGLVTLGTLVAFITMMLSLVWPIASLGFLLSMTQESMTAANRIAEIFDAPREITDGARSDVPQGGRLELVDVGFRFPESGSDSETWALRHVSVTVEPGETLALVGATGSGKSVLAALLPRLYDVTEGSIRIDGIDVRELPLPVLRAVVATAFEDPTLFSMSVAENLRLGRPEATDDQLARAIDIAAAGFVYDLPFGLQTRIGEQGMSLSGGQRQRLSLARAILAAPRILVLDDTLSALDVHTEAAVTEALQRVLGGVTAVVVAHRASTVLLADKVALLDRGTITHVGTHAELLASVPRYRYLLAADDELDDGCEPQPDWEGDDDRQRLGHAYDESRGERESSRFPVDYVASEGGKR
- a CDS encoding serine hydrolase, with translation MTALARRAALVVLLVALTACSSNPTKPEASKVPSDVPPPLVPAMALPDNAVDNAVAKLDGIAADLLKSSGIPGLAVAVVHGGKTIYAKGFGVKDATRPADDPANKVDPDTVFQLASVSKSIGSTVVAHQVGKKVITWDTPVVDKLPWFALSDPAVTKMVAVSDLYSHRSGLPDHAGDKLEDLGYDRRYVLERLRDYPLDPFRISYAYTNFGLTAAAEAVAVASGKSWEDLSDEVLYRPLGMASTSSRFADFEARGDKALGHIRIDGSYAPRYKRDADPEAPAGGVSSSVNDLTHWLAMMLGNGTYNGQQIVAPEALLPAVTPQIVSSPPSEPAMRSGFYGYGFNVGTTSAARTQISHSGAFELGTGTNFVIIPSADVAIVALTNATPTGVAETLTAEFADLVQFGEVREDWRKLYGDAFAEMDKPVGSLSGKQPPANPAPAKPLAGYAGSYANSFWGPAVVAEKDGKLTISLGPKPQTYELKHWDGDVFALSFVDENSPPGSVSAARFDGDKLTLEYYDDEKMGTWVR
- a CDS encoding GNAT family N-acetyltransferase; translation: MIRPATAHDVSAIAEIAVESTLFAAGDVGIVSAMMTEYFGGNMAQSHGCVVADTGDGPHAVVYFRPAEETDRTWYLTMIAVRRGRQRTGLGAALMQHVEGVLRRGGERLLLVETSATATFDGTRAFYRRLGYAEEARVRDYYAEGDDMVLFRKALASV
- the prrA gene encoding two-component system response regulator PrrA, coding for MDSSSASPRVLVVDDDPDVLASLERGLRLSGFEVSTAVDGAEALRSATETRPDAIVLDINMPVLDGVSVVTALRAMDNDVPVCVLSARSSVDDRVAGLEAGADDYLVKPFQLAELVARVKALLRRRGATATFSSETIQVGPLEVDIPGRRARVNGVDVDLTKREFDLLAVLAEHKTAVLSRAQLLELVWGYDFAADTNVVDVFIGYLRRKLEAGGAPRLLHTVRGVGFVLRTQ
- a CDS encoding enoyl-CoA hydratase; amino-acid sequence: MIGVNRVGDVTTIELQRPERRNALNSELGDALREAVEKAAADDVRAIVLTGQGTVFCAGADLSGDVFAADFPDKAIALNKAIDAVPVPVIAAINGPAIGAGVQLAMICDLRVVAPDAYFHFPIAKYGLALDNWSVRRLSSLVGHGRARGMLLAAEKLDAPTALMTGMANRIGDLADAQAWAAEIAGLAPLSVQWSKRVLNDDGAYEEQGPVHKELFDKAWGSQDVIEAQVARIEKRAPKFQGA